Proteins co-encoded in one Hyla sarda isolate aHylSar1 chromosome 4, aHylSar1.hap1, whole genome shotgun sequence genomic window:
- the EIF3J gene encoding eukaryotic translation initiation factor 3 subunit J — translation MAETDSWEVDDFEPEEPVLKGGPITVKDRWEGEDEEEDVKDNWDDEEETENKELEKTVEQKVPEKKKLLEKIKEKERISKKKQEELKKRLEEPEEPVNLSPEEQLAEKLRLKKLQEDADLELAKEAFGVGSVTGIDAMNPSSRDDFTEFGKLLKEKITQFEKSLYYPTFLETLVRDICISLELEDLKKVSNSLTVLCSEKQKQEKQNKAKKKKKGVVPGGGLKANMKNDLADYGGIDESYGREFEDFM, via the exons ATGGCGGAGACCGATAGCTGGG AGGTAGACGACTTTGAACCAGAAGAACCTGTTCTAAAGGGTGGTCCGATAACTGTAAAGGATCGCTGGGAAGGCGAGGATGAAGAGGAGGATGTTAAG GATAactgggatgatgaggaggaaacGGAAAATAAGGAACTTGAAAAAACAG TAGAACAGAAAGTCcctgaaaagaaaaaattattggaaaaaataaaagaaaaagagagaatatCTAAAAAGAAACAAGAGGAACTGAAAAAGAGG TTAGAGGAACCTGAAGAACCTGTAAATTTGTCACCAGAAGAACAATTAGCAGAGAAACTTCGACTAAAAAAATTGCAAGAAGATGCAGACTTAGAGTTAGCTAAAGAAGCTTTCG GTGTAGGCAGTGTTACAGGAATTGATGCCATGAATCCATCATCACGAGATGACTTTACAGAGTTTGGCAAGTTGCTGAAGGAGAAGATCACACAATTTGAGAAATCACTTTATTACCCCACCTTCCTAGAAACACTTGTGCGAGATATATGTATCTCAT TGGAGCTTGAGGACTTAAAGAAGGTATCAAATTCCCTAACAGTTCTCTGCAGTGAAAAACAAAAGCAAGAGAAG caAAATAAAgccaagaagaagaaaaaaggagtGGTTCCTGGAGGTGGTCTAAAGGCCAATATGAAGAATGATCTGGCTGATTATGGAGGCATCGATGAGTCATATGGAAGAGAGTTTGAGGACTTCATGTGA